One Thalassotalea sediminis DNA segment encodes these proteins:
- a CDS encoding substrate-binding periplasmic protein, with product MTKVSFFVSVMFLVFHGTVVNANGIGQYDRKVEVNYTFDGKTYHFIGESRLNGFIFNQNGNQTVTIATLDWPPYVGRELCNLGWSLQLAVAILTAKDYRVEVYFYPWVRAVKLVETGKIDILFPEYFIEDHAPSDIFLDKKRRELLVQSNQFIGGNISLFKRKSDPFTLDNGLESLTGKVIGVVRGYQNTPEFDAMMDQGLISTVEAIDDAQLLRLLLAGRVDLIIGDGKVFNYVIDHSGFDEKTKQAINQTLMPLKPVLKYNALYFAISLNYQGWKPLLTDINLALIAFDLSGEMTRIYEQGSQCAGSNNSH from the coding sequence ATGACTAAAGTATCATTTTTCGTCAGTGTAATGTTTTTGGTATTCCACGGTACTGTGGTTAATGCCAACGGCATAGGTCAGTATGATCGAAAAGTAGAAGTGAACTACACCTTTGACGGAAAAACGTATCATTTTATTGGTGAATCACGTCTAAATGGCTTTATCTTTAATCAAAACGGAAATCAAACGGTCACTATTGCAACACTTGATTGGCCGCCCTATGTAGGTCGAGAGCTCTGTAATTTGGGATGGAGTTTACAACTTGCCGTCGCCATATTAACCGCGAAAGACTACCGTGTTGAAGTGTATTTTTATCCTTGGGTTCGCGCTGTAAAGCTCGTTGAAACAGGTAAGATTGATATCTTATTCCCTGAATACTTTATCGAAGACCATGCACCTTCTGATATTTTCTTGGATAAAAAAAGGCGTGAATTACTGGTTCAGTCTAATCAATTTATCGGGGGGAATATTTCACTGTTTAAACGTAAGAGTGACCCTTTTACGTTAGACAATGGGTTAGAATCTTTAACTGGCAAAGTAATTGGTGTGGTTAGAGGATATCAGAATACCCCCGAATTCGATGCCATGATGGATCAGGGGTTAATTTCTACTGTTGAAGCGATTGATGATGCCCAATTATTAAGGTTATTACTCGCTGGCCGTGTCGATCTTATTATTGGTGATGGTAAGGTTTTTAATTACGTTATTGATCATTCTGGTTTCGATGAGAAAACAAAGCAAGCTATCAATCAAACACTTATGCCTCTTAAACCTGTGCTTAAATATAATGCACTTTATTTTGCTATTTCGTTAAATTACCAAGGTTGGAAACCGTTATTAACGGATATTAATTTGGCCCTTATTGCGTTCGATTTATCAGGTGAAATGACCCGTATTTACGAACAGGGTAGCCAATGTGCAGGATCGAATAATAGCCATTAG
- a CDS encoding phosphotransferase has protein sequence MQLSNLTIVKKIKQLPCFAEQICEVKTIEQGLSGHNFKVTTYQEDKQAPVDYFVKWFNSPSEQSQVEVSTTRFFAQQGLSPQVLYSSQDCLVSRFVAGGTLQTHWEQGTLSKDICLKQTARLLATLHKVVVGSSLETFDMSSLLNTLLNNATLLSSEHELLIRTINQLPKLQSEKSPVVCHGDANFSNVLKETQHQFWLIDFECSILTDAEFDIAMSIAINLLDESAKGVLMQEYQKLSAGSLDVDLVDAYLPYCYLINALWFIAKAKCAPHATGLGYKAKEQLLYFDKCANLPVSLQQALNAYLIS, from the coding sequence ATGCAGCTAAGTAACTTAACTATTGTTAAAAAGATTAAACAACTTCCTTGTTTTGCGGAACAGATTTGTGAAGTTAAAACCATTGAACAAGGGTTAAGTGGACATAACTTTAAGGTAACGACCTACCAAGAAGATAAGCAAGCACCAGTAGACTATTTTGTGAAATGGTTTAATAGCCCAAGTGAACAGTCTCAAGTAGAAGTATCAACGACCCGGTTTTTTGCTCAACAAGGGTTATCTCCTCAAGTATTATATAGTTCACAAGATTGTTTGGTTTCCAGGTTTGTAGCAGGCGGTACTTTACAAACCCATTGGGAACAAGGAACATTATCTAAAGACATTTGCCTTAAGCAGACCGCACGTTTATTAGCGACATTACATAAGGTTGTTGTGGGTTCCTCACTGGAAACTTTTGATATGTCCTCGCTGCTGAACACCTTGCTTAATAATGCGACTTTACTATCAAGTGAACATGAATTACTGATACGAACGATTAATCAGCTACCTAAGCTTCAATCTGAAAAATCTCCGGTTGTATGCCATGGAGATGCTAACTTTAGTAATGTACTTAAAGAGACTCAACACCAGTTTTGGCTGATTGATTTTGAATGTTCGATATTAACGGATGCTGAATTTGATATCGCCATGAGTATTGCTATTAACTTGCTTGATGAAAGTGCCAAAGGTGTTCTTATGCAAGAGTATCAAAAGTTGTCAGCAGGATCGCTTGATGTTGATCTTGTTGATGCATATTTACCATATTGTTACTTGATCAACGCACTTTGGTTTATTGCGAAAGCTAAATGTGCTCCTCACGCAACTGGCCTTGGCTACAAAGCTAAGGAACAGTTGCTGTATTTTGATAAATGTGCAAACCTTCCCGTCTCTTTACAGCAAGCGCTTAATGCTTATCTAATATCATAA
- the pnuC gene encoding nicotinamide riboside transporter PnuC has translation MQTTFEYYMSLPLWEIVAVIASLMYVVLAARESIWCWPAALVSTIIYAVIFYDVYLWMDGLLQVYYFGMAIYGWMCWRQSVNKDTLVIQQWSSVWHVKALFLLSLVSLAIGWLMANYTPTHFPYIDAATTVFSVFATYLVAQKVLENWLYWIVIDAVSIYLYLAKDLTPTAMLFVLYVFMASYGYYQWLKRYKADGKNLMNDSLPSSR, from the coding sequence ATGCAAACAACGTTCGAATACTACATGTCTTTACCTTTATGGGAAATTGTAGCGGTTATTGCTTCATTGATGTATGTCGTTTTAGCCGCACGGGAAAGTATTTGGTGTTGGCCTGCTGCATTAGTGAGTACTATCATATATGCAGTAATATTTTATGATGTTTACCTGTGGATGGACGGATTGCTGCAGGTTTATTATTTTGGTATGGCAATATATGGCTGGATGTGTTGGCGACAATCTGTAAATAAAGACACATTGGTTATTCAGCAATGGTCTTCAGTGTGGCATGTTAAAGCATTGTTTTTATTGTCGTTGGTATCTCTAGCCATTGGTTGGTTAATGGCTAATTACACGCCAACACATTTTCCATACATAGATGCAGCAACAACTGTATTCTCTGTGTTTGCAACCTATTTAGTGGCCCAAAAAGTACTCGAAAACTGGCTTTATTGGATCGTGATTGATGCGGTATCAATTTATCTATATCTTGCTAAAGACTTAACACCTACGGCGATGCTATTTGTTTTGTATGTTTTTATGGCAAGTTATGGATACTATCAATGGTTAAAACGCTATAAAGCGGATGGTAAAAACCTTATGAACGACTCGTTGCCATCTTCACGTTAA
- a CDS encoding TonB-dependent receptor, which yields MKLTQISIAIASLIFAPNGYTADDVTNDSSDLIIDDVEVITVQGDYRATNLQQAPASLSVLSSQDIDNRHAQNLEDIIGAVANVNFASGSQRARYYQIRGIGERSQFKEPINQSVGVLVDDIDLAGIASISSTFDMEQVEFFRGPQGTRFGANALAGLIYMTSKAPSDSFEGAVRASIGNYGTYGTSFMLSGPATDSVNYRIVAEKNMSDGYMENQYLNADDTNNRDELTLRGKLAITATEDLQIDLTLLYADFDNGYDAFSLDNNRTTLSDQPGFDQQQTRALSSKFTYSGFDNTEILAIVTHADSDLAYGFDEDWSYADIHPWSYASTDYYYRERQNTTAEVRFVSKTNHKILKNTTDWVIGFYAKNDQEALTREYTYLTGDFTSSFDADNYAVYGQLDSQLNEQWSLTSGLRLEQRKTQYDNSDNVSFSPSDSILGGKLVLAYQIDSASMAYASINRGFKAGSVNSDGSLAEHLRKFEPEFLWNYELGYKTSFLNDKAFLRTAVFYMDRDDIQISSYHLDERSDGSAEFISYWTNAAQGKNYGIETELSWDVADTVNLYGSLGLLDTEYQGFSYEDGSVETGRKQAHAPNYQFSFGVNYYPSEQWHVNVGVDGKDSFYFSDSHDQQSDSVALVHGSVSYQQPNWQAKIWVRNMFDKDYETRGFYFGNDPRDGYTPKAYYQLGEPAVFGVTLDYQF from the coding sequence ATGAAGTTAACACAAATATCTATTGCGATTGCCTCGCTAATCTTTGCCCCAAATGGCTACACTGCCGATGACGTAACAAACGACTCTTCTGATCTTATAATTGATGATGTTGAAGTGATCACGGTACAAGGTGATTATCGCGCAACAAATTTACAGCAAGCACCAGCCTCTCTTTCTGTGTTATCTAGCCAAGATATTGATAATCGTCATGCCCAAAACTTAGAAGATATCATTGGCGCTGTGGCGAATGTAAATTTCGCCAGTGGTTCACAACGCGCACGTTATTATCAAATTCGCGGTATTGGTGAGCGTAGTCAGTTTAAAGAGCCGATTAATCAATCTGTTGGTGTTTTAGTAGACGATATTGATCTTGCGGGAATTGCGAGTATTTCATCAACATTCGACATGGAACAAGTGGAGTTTTTTCGAGGACCACAAGGCACTAGGTTTGGTGCAAACGCACTTGCGGGCCTTATTTATATGACGTCTAAAGCGCCAAGCGACAGCTTTGAAGGTGCCGTACGCGCAAGTATTGGTAATTACGGTACCTACGGCACATCTTTCATGCTATCAGGTCCGGCAACAGACTCGGTTAATTACCGAATTGTTGCTGAAAAAAATATGAGTGATGGTTATATGGAAAACCAATACTTAAACGCCGATGATACAAATAACCGTGATGAGTTAACTTTACGTGGTAAGTTGGCGATTACTGCAACAGAAGACTTACAAATTGATTTAACATTACTATATGCAGACTTTGACAATGGCTACGATGCCTTTTCTTTAGACAATAACCGTACAACCTTGTCTGATCAACCAGGCTTTGATCAACAACAAACACGCGCGTTAAGCAGTAAATTTACCTACAGTGGCTTCGATAACACGGAGATACTAGCAATTGTTACTCATGCTGATTCTGATTTGGCTTACGGGTTTGATGAGGATTGGAGTTATGCGGATATTCATCCTTGGTCGTATGCTTCGACGGATTATTATTATCGTGAACGTCAAAATACTACCGCCGAAGTGCGTTTTGTGTCGAAAACTAATCATAAAATTTTAAAGAATACCACCGATTGGGTTATTGGTTTCTACGCTAAGAATGACCAAGAAGCATTAACCCGAGAATACACTTACTTAACGGGTGATTTTACTTCAAGTTTTGACGCCGATAATTATGCGGTATATGGACAATTAGATAGCCAATTAAATGAGCAATGGTCACTGACCTCAGGTTTACGTCTTGAACAACGCAAAACCCAATATGACAATAGTGATAACGTCTCTTTTTCTCCCAGTGACTCTATTTTAGGTGGTAAGTTAGTACTTGCTTATCAAATTGATTCGGCATCAATGGCGTATGCTTCTATTAACCGTGGCTTTAAAGCAGGTAGCGTCAACAGCGATGGTAGTTTAGCTGAACACTTGCGTAAATTTGAGCCTGAGTTTTTATGGAACTACGAACTTGGCTATAAAACGTCTTTTTTAAACGATAAGGCTTTTTTACGCACTGCTGTGTTTTATATGGATCGCGATGATATTCAAATAAGTAGTTATCATCTCGATGAGCGTAGCGATGGTAGTGCTGAATTTATTAGTTATTGGACGAACGCAGCGCAAGGAAAAAACTACGGTATTGAAACCGAGCTTTCTTGGGACGTAGCAGATACGGTAAATCTTTATGGTAGCCTTGGTTTACTTGACACTGAATACCAAGGTTTTTCATACGAAGATGGTAGCGTCGAAACTGGCAGAAAACAGGCGCATGCACCTAATTATCAGTTTAGTTTTGGCGTGAACTATTATCCAAGTGAACAGTGGCATGTAAATGTGGGTGTTGACGGCAAAGACAGTTTTTACTTTTCAGACAGCCATGATCAGCAATCAGACAGTGTTGCATTAGTGCATGGTTCAGTGAGTTATCAACAGCCTAACTGGCAAGCAAAAATTTGGGTACGTAACATGTTCGATAAAGATTATGAGACGCGTGGCTTTTATTTTGGTAATGATCCACGCGATGGTTACACGCCTAAAGCCTATTATCAACTCGGTGAACCTGCAGTATTTGGTGTAACCTTGGATTACCAATTTTAA
- a CDS encoding response regulator, with amino-acid sequence MTEHDKATILVVDDTPDNISLLTGILKKDYRVKAALNGETALGIANGTEKPSIILLDIMMPDMDGYEVCKRLKSDPDTAKIPVIFITAKSDTHDEEHGFEIGAVDYITKPISPPLVLARVKSQLSLYSQAQHLENLVQERTKELNDTRVEIIRRLGRAAEYKDNETGMHVIRMSWFSRYLAQAMGQPEEWCELLYNAAPMHDIGKIGIPDRVLLKPGKLDAEEWAIMKQHAQYGADIIGEHPSPLLQLAKEVAITHHEKWNGTGYPHGLKGEEIPLSGRIVAIADVFDALTSERPYKKAWSEEKAIQLLLDEAGEHFDPNLVPIFIECIAKVREIQQHYKDVDCH; translated from the coding sequence ATGACAGAGCACGATAAGGCAACAATATTAGTCGTAGATGATACGCCAGACAACATCTCATTACTTACGGGTATTCTAAAAAAAGATTATCGTGTCAAGGCAGCATTAAATGGAGAAACAGCATTAGGCATCGCTAATGGTACTGAGAAACCCAGCATAATATTACTCGATATAATGATGCCTGATATGGACGGTTATGAAGTGTGTAAACGCCTCAAATCAGACCCAGATACAGCTAAAATACCAGTAATATTTATTACCGCAAAATCTGATACGCATGACGAAGAGCATGGTTTCGAAATTGGCGCCGTAGATTATATCACTAAACCCATAAGCCCTCCTTTGGTGCTTGCACGCGTTAAGTCACAACTCTCACTTTATAGCCAAGCACAGCATTTAGAAAACTTAGTACAAGAACGCACTAAAGAACTCAACGATACACGTGTTGAAATTATCCGTCGTTTGGGTCGAGCAGCTGAATACAAAGATAATGAAACCGGTATGCACGTTATACGAATGAGCTGGTTCTCGCGTTATTTAGCACAAGCAATGGGCCAACCAGAAGAATGGTGTGAACTATTATACAACGCCGCGCCAATGCACGATATTGGCAAAATTGGCATTCCTGATCGGGTTTTACTAAAGCCTGGCAAACTTGATGCTGAAGAATGGGCGATCATGAAACAACACGCACAATATGGTGCAGATATTATTGGCGAACACCCTTCCCCCTTACTACAACTTGCGAAAGAAGTCGCCATCACCCATCACGAAAAATGGAACGGTACTGGCTACCCACATGGTCTTAAAGGTGAGGAAATTCCTTTATCAGGTCGTATTGTTGCTATTGCTGACGTATTTGATGCGCTTACTAGCGAACGCCCTTATAAGAAAGCATGGTCAGAAGAAAAAGCAATTCAACTACTACTGGACGAAGCCGGTGAACATTTTGATCCAAACCTAGTACCAATTTTTATTGAATGTATTGCGAAAGTAAGAGAAATCCAACAACACTATAAAGATGTAGATTGTCATTAA
- a CDS encoding substrate-binding periplasmic protein: MWTFKKLFAPMIALLLLCIPISAYSVDSDSKNVIKIGFPGEFPPFYFIDENNVIRGASYEIAQHLAKTLNYDIEVHHYPNMQKLLEEVKHGRVDMVINLTGTPQRRKLAFFTRTAHVYETQDLIVRADSNITYNGELSSLSDYYIGTISGWTYGNDFDSSPYLQKVLVNDPDEQLRGLLSGKYDIAINNQQFFLYYAQKLGVANAFKVISPVVYKLPVNIAISHKYPEAKALVNVFEQALQEFIQTEKYQEILNSYGFISKVAEVK; the protein is encoded by the coding sequence ATGTGGACATTTAAAAAACTATTCGCGCCGATGATTGCGCTATTATTACTGTGTATACCAATTTCTGCGTACTCTGTGGATTCAGATAGTAAAAACGTCATAAAGATTGGCTTTCCTGGTGAATTCCCTCCTTTTTATTTTATTGATGAAAACAATGTTATTCGAGGTGCATCATACGAAATTGCTCAACACCTCGCGAAAACCTTAAACTACGACATAGAGGTTCATCATTACCCCAACATGCAAAAATTACTTGAAGAAGTAAAGCATGGCAGAGTTGATATGGTCATTAATCTTACGGGAACTCCACAACGACGCAAACTCGCATTCTTTACACGCACAGCGCATGTCTATGAAACGCAAGATCTCATCGTACGAGCAGACAGCAACATTACTTACAACGGAGAATTGTCAAGCTTAAGCGATTACTATATTGGCACTATCAGTGGTTGGACTTATGGCAATGACTTTGACAGCTCACCTTATTTACAAAAAGTGTTAGTAAACGACCCAGATGAACAGCTGAGAGGCCTGCTGTCTGGAAAGTATGATATCGCTATCAACAACCAACAGTTTTTTCTATATTATGCGCAAAAATTAGGCGTAGCCAATGCGTTTAAAGTGATATCGCCGGTTGTATACAAATTGCCAGTAAATATCGCTATTTCCCACAAATACCCCGAAGCAAAAGCGTTAGTAAATGTTTTTGAACAAGCTTTACAAGAGTTTATTCAAACAGAAAAATATCAGGAAATTCTTAACTCTTATGGTTTTATATCAAAAGTAGCGGAGGTTAAGTAA